The proteins below come from a single Holdemania massiliensis genomic window:
- a CDS encoding LytR/AlgR family response regulator transcription factor: MNIAYCEDEKIQKEILEELLCRWGKVDLVWYESAEQMLFECDGRYPFDLIILDIQMRNQNGMELARQIRRADPQVPLLFLTATKEYVFEGYEVNALRYLIKPIQSSQLFAILDEIQASTKRSILLNGSRIDLNALVYVEAEAHYCHLVFEDHRQKEKIGIRELKTMLDDSFVMIHRSYLVNIAKVDQIRREELSAGSFTLPVARSQLKTVSEAFIEYNKGISL, from the coding sequence ATGAACATTGCTTATTGTGAAGATGAGAAAATACAGAAGGAGATTCTGGAAGAACTCCTGTGCCGATGGGGCAAAGTCGATCTGGTCTGGTATGAAAGTGCCGAACAGATGCTTTTTGAGTGCGATGGACGCTATCCATTCGATCTGATCATTCTGGATATCCAGATGCGGAATCAAAACGGAATGGAGCTGGCGCGGCAGATCCGGAGAGCCGATCCGCAGGTTCCGCTTTTGTTTTTGACCGCAACCAAAGAATACGTGTTCGAAGGATATGAGGTCAACGCTCTGCGCTATCTGATCAAACCGATCCAATCATCGCAGCTCTTTGCGATCCTCGATGAAATCCAGGCTTCCACCAAACGGTCAATCTTGCTCAATGGAAGCCGGATTGATCTGAATGCCCTGGTCTATGTCGAAGCAGAAGCCCATTACTGCCATCTGGTTTTCGAAGATCACCGGCAAAAAGAGAAAATCGGCATTCGCGAATTAAAAACAATGCTGGATGATTCGTTTGTCATGATCCATCGTTCCTATCTGGTCAATATTGCCAAAGTTGATCAAATTCGCCGTGAAGAACTGTCAGCTGGCTCATTCACGCTGCCAGTAGCCCGATCCCAGTTAAAAACTGTCAGTGAAGCCTTTATCGAATACAATAAAGGAATCAGTCTATGA
- a CDS encoding sensor histidine kinase, with the protein MIVTNMIECLPVIALIVLLWLRFQRKSLILDLAVLIGGALSYGLTRSFLPFFILTYLLCLILEQQRSQSRPLILAVMGLSMIFFVIYGVLSGQLLLFLGLSLLLYGVGCANQRFLRRSYEERMMEYQNKILVQQMEEVNNIYQIMRGWRHDYHNHLQNLKAQLRMNQIPEAQAYLNELEQDLDDIYELVDSGNLNVDAILNSKLSMALKKEIALDYKATVPPKLKVTDLDLCVILGNLIDNAMEACETVESGRFIRLYIGVFKQQLYISLSNATSEVVRKLDEEYITQKRGNHGHGLKRINLEVEKYGGYINRKNEPGIFVTEIMLPL; encoded by the coding sequence ATGATTGTGACGAATATGATCGAGTGCTTGCCGGTGATCGCCCTGATCGTGCTTTTGTGGCTGCGGTTTCAGCGTAAAAGTCTGATCCTGGATCTGGCAGTGCTGATCGGCGGAGCCTTGAGTTATGGACTGACCCGATCCTTTCTGCCGTTTTTCATCCTGACCTATCTGCTTTGTCTGATCCTGGAGCAGCAGCGCAGTCAGAGCCGTCCGCTCATTTTGGCAGTCATGGGACTGAGCATGATCTTCTTCGTTATCTATGGAGTGCTCTCAGGTCAGCTTTTGCTTTTTCTGGGTCTTAGTCTTCTGCTTTATGGGGTAGGCTGTGCCAATCAGCGCTTTCTGCGGCGCAGTTATGAGGAACGGATGATGGAGTATCAGAACAAGATTCTCGTTCAGCAGATGGAAGAAGTCAATAACATTTATCAGATCATGCGCGGATGGCGGCATGATTATCACAATCACCTGCAGAATCTGAAAGCTCAGCTGCGGATGAATCAGATTCCTGAGGCTCAGGCCTATCTGAATGAGCTGGAACAGGATCTGGATGATATTTATGAACTGGTGGACAGCGGCAATCTGAACGTCGATGCGATCCTGAATTCCAAGCTTTCGATGGCGCTGAAAAAAGAGATCGCTTTGGACTATAAGGCGACTGTGCCGCCGAAGCTGAAGGTGACCGATCTGGATTTGTGCGTCATTCTCGGCAATCTGATCGACAATGCGATGGAAGCCTGCGAAACGGTAGAATCCGGTCGCTTCATCCGTCTGTATATCGGCGTCTTCAAGCAGCAGCTTTACATTTCCCTCAGCAATGCCACTTCGGAAGTTGTGCGCAAACTGGATGAGGAATACATTACGCAGAAGCGCGGCAATCATGGCCATGGACTGAAGCGCATCAATTTGGAAGTGGAGAAATACGGCGGGTATATCAACCGTAAAAATGAACCCGGCATCTTTGTGACCGAGATCATGCTTCCGCTGTGA
- a CDS encoding ABC transporter ATP-binding protein, protein MKYSVRSSYHLVYSRMWKYDRKMIAYGIAEVIFSAVTPLMGVLMPSLIIACLEQNTGIPTLAAVCLGSFLIYGVIHGIQAFLENRSAMQFILYRLKNFWEEMFHSTLTRDYQKIESHQTQTLMTKATECLSSNDHGLEGFCHHNIKLAVNVAGLVLYSLIIGVTNIQLICLLLGLSVIQYFVYFYARKKEEATLEESSQIIRSTWYLRKETYDVAAGKDIRLYGLRSWLADYYRKLNHRLEAIYGQVRKAYFGYDLAGVIIQVIRDLAAYSWLIFSLMQGMSIAQFVFLLGIIGGFSTWFSTISEMLALISNDLMRFSFYREYIDSGKSAISPEEVKDSAMTLAVTFDHVSFRYDQKGEPVLNDFCLEIPAGQKVALVGINGAGKTTLVKLLCGLYTPDSGQIRLNGQPLTERNRESFQDQLAVVFQDAMVMSVTIAENVSGKPLDKTDREKVISALKQANLWDKIKTLPNQERTFIGKDLDASGIQLSGGEVQRLILARALYKEAKMLILDEPTAALDAIAENEMYRMYGGLVENHTSLFISHRLSSTQFCDRILFLENGRIVEDGTHEELMRQKGQYAAMFEVQSHYYQEGEDEYAFEGSLAGNL, encoded by the coding sequence ATGAAATACAGTGTCCGCAGTTCATATCATCTTGTTTATTCCCGGATGTGGAAATATGACCGGAAAATGATCGCTTATGGGATTGCCGAGGTGATCTTTTCCGCAGTAACGCCGTTAATGGGGGTGCTGATGCCTTCGCTGATCATCGCCTGCCTGGAACAAAACACCGGCATTCCTACCTTGGCAGCGGTCTGTCTGGGTTCATTTCTGATCTATGGTGTGATCCATGGAATTCAGGCCTTTCTGGAAAATCGTTCAGCGATGCAGTTTATCCTTTACCGTCTGAAAAACTTTTGGGAAGAAATGTTTCACAGCACGCTGACCCGCGATTATCAGAAAATTGAAAGTCATCAAACCCAGACATTGATGACCAAAGCGACCGAATGTTTGTCAAGCAACGATCATGGTTTGGAAGGGTTCTGCCATCACAACATCAAGCTTGCGGTGAATGTTGCGGGTCTGGTTCTCTATTCGCTGATCATCGGAGTCACCAACATCCAGCTGATCTGTCTTTTACTCGGCTTGTCCGTCATTCAGTATTTCGTTTATTTCTATGCCCGGAAAAAAGAAGAAGCGACCCTGGAAGAATCCAGTCAGATCATCCGTTCGACGTGGTATCTGCGCAAAGAAACCTATGATGTTGCCGCGGGCAAGGATATCCGGCTTTATGGTCTGCGGTCCTGGCTGGCGGACTACTACCGAAAGCTAAACCATCGTTTGGAAGCAATCTACGGTCAGGTTCGCAAAGCTTACTTCGGCTATGATCTGGCTGGGGTCATCATTCAGGTGATCCGGGATCTGGCAGCGTACAGCTGGCTGATATTCAGTCTGATGCAGGGAATGAGCATCGCTCAGTTTGTTTTCTTGTTAGGCATTATCGGCGGGTTTTCCACATGGTTTTCCACAATCAGCGAAATGCTGGCGTTGATCAGCAACGATCTGATGCGGTTCAGTTTCTACCGTGAATATATTGATTCCGGAAAATCAGCGATTTCCCCAGAAGAAGTGAAAGATTCCGCCATGACGTTGGCGGTCACGTTTGATCATGTTTCGTTCCGGTATGATCAGAAAGGGGAACCCGTCCTCAATGATTTCTGCCTTGAAATTCCCGCGGGTCAGAAGGTGGCGCTGGTCGGCATCAACGGTGCCGGCAAGACGACCCTGGTCAAGCTGTTATGCGGACTTTATACTCCTGACAGTGGACAGATTCGGCTGAATGGTCAGCCGCTTACCGAAAGAAATCGGGAAAGCTTTCAGGATCAGCTGGCCGTGGTCTTTCAGGATGCCATGGTCATGTCCGTGACGATTGCGGAAAATGTCTCCGGCAAGCCATTGGACAAAACCGATCGGGAAAAAGTGATCTCTGCGCTGAAACAGGCTAATTTATGGGATAAGATCAAAACCCTGCCGAATCAGGAACGCACATTTATCGGCAAAGATCTGGATGCGAGCGGAATTCAGCTTTCCGGCGGGGAAGTTCAGCGCCTGATCCTGGCCCGGGCATTATATAAGGAAGCGAAGATGCTGATCCTGGATGAGCCGACGGCGGCGCTGGATGCCATCGCGGAAAATGAAATGTATCGAATGTACGGCGGTCTGGTCGAAAATCACACCTCGCTGTTTATCTCGCACCGCCTGTCTTCCACCCAGTTCTGCGACCGCATTCTGTTTCTGGAAAACGGCCGAATTGTGGAAGACGGCACGCATGAAGAACTGATGCGGCAAAAGGGACAATATGCGGCTATGTTTGAAGTGCAGAGTCATTATTATCAGGAAGGAGAGGATGAGTATGCGTTTGAAGGAAGCCTGGCAGGAAACCTGTAA
- a CDS encoding ABC transporter ATP-binding protein, producing the protein MSMRLKEAWQETCKFIRMMQASEPHLILYLFLTALITASVPFITLYFSARILNLLMISQFEPAMNNVFWMIGLSGLLTLISKALNQRFIKIRDISEYKIRQRVIEKSYQIEYEDLEKTETLDEIRKADQGSNGGGGTGEQLRDLLQFLTMFFSMLFSLLFVALLLVQIFLSAQDKTLPLLSLGALLLVYGAVIGIGSRLSAKSGQLLQKMKRDNVHNNAISNYVGNLGMSINHGKDIRLFQMQELILQLFEKTLIGARFYMDWGTTNGRINGFILFLTQLASGMTYLVIGIIAMQGTIGIGEVMLYANAILRFTTSLVTLASSYNNLVYRYEYLNSYEAFIQRPNLGYEGTLPIEKRDDHEYHLTFDHVSYCYPGQKVYALKDVSFDLEMKKHFAVVGRNGAGKTTFIKLMCRLAEPTSGRILLNGIDIRKYDIEEYMQIFSVVFQDFKLMEMPLGENLASGSLVDEKRACQVLEEVGLGPRLQKMKQGLKTQLGKENGDGELLSGGEAQKAAIARALYKDAPIVILDEPTAALDPISEAEIYENFSELVKDKTSIFISHRMSSCKFCDEIIVFDQGQIIQRGTHDQLAAQPGLYQELWEAQAQYYRRPAFKLI; encoded by the coding sequence ATGAGTATGCGTTTGAAGGAAGCCTGGCAGGAAACCTGTAAGTTTATCCGCATGATGCAGGCAAGCGAACCCCATTTAATTCTCTATCTCTTTTTAACCGCTTTGATAACGGCGTCGGTGCCGTTCATCACGCTCTATTTCTCAGCCCGGATTCTCAATCTGTTGATGATCAGTCAGTTTGAGCCGGCGATGAACAATGTGTTTTGGATGATCGGCCTCAGTGGTTTGCTCACACTGATCAGTAAGGCTTTAAATCAGCGGTTTATCAAAATCCGTGATATTTCGGAATATAAGATTCGTCAGCGTGTCATTGAAAAGTCATATCAGATCGAATACGAGGATCTGGAAAAGACCGAAACCCTGGATGAGATCCGCAAGGCGGACCAGGGCAGCAACGGCGGAGGCGGTACCGGCGAGCAGCTGCGCGATCTGCTTCAATTTCTGACCATGTTTTTTTCGATGCTGTTCTCCCTGCTTTTTGTCGCTCTTCTGTTAGTTCAGATCTTTCTGTCCGCCCAGGATAAAACCCTGCCGTTACTCAGTTTGGGGGCGCTGCTGCTTGTTTACGGTGCGGTGATTGGGATCGGTTCGCGGCTCAGTGCCAAGTCCGGCCAACTGCTTCAAAAGATGAAACGGGACAACGTGCATAACAATGCGATTTCCAACTATGTCGGCAATCTGGGCATGAGCATCAATCATGGCAAAGACATCCGGCTGTTTCAAATGCAGGAACTGATTCTTCAGTTGTTTGAAAAGACACTGATCGGTGCCCGGTTCTATATGGACTGGGGCACGACCAATGGCAGGATCAATGGCTTCATTCTCTTTCTGACCCAGCTGGCTTCCGGCATGACGTATCTGGTGATTGGGATCATCGCGATGCAGGGAACGATCGGCATCGGTGAAGTCATGTTGTATGCCAATGCCATTCTGCGTTTTACCACGTCACTGGTGACCTTGGCGTCCAGCTACAACAACCTTGTTTATCGTTATGAGTACCTCAACAGCTATGAAGCGTTCATTCAGCGGCCGAATCTGGGCTACGAAGGCACGCTGCCAATCGAGAAGCGGGATGATCATGAATACCATCTGACCTTTGATCATGTTTCCTATTGTTATCCAGGCCAAAAGGTGTACGCTTTAAAAGATGTCAGCTTTGATCTGGAAATGAAAAAACACTTTGCGGTAGTGGGCCGCAACGGCGCCGGAAAAACAACATTCATCAAGCTGATGTGCCGGCTGGCTGAACCGACGAGCGGGCGGATTCTGTTAAACGGCATTGATATCCGCAAATATGATATTGAGGAATACATGCAGATTTTCTCGGTTGTGTTCCAGGATTTTAAATTGATGGAAATGCCGCTGGGAGAGAACCTGGCTTCCGGCAGTCTGGTCGATGAGAAACGGGCATGTCAGGTTCTGGAGGAAGTGGGTCTCGGTCCGCGTCTTCAGAAGATGAAGCAGGGCTTAAAAACCCAGTTGGGCAAAGAAAATGGCGACGGCGAACTGCTGAGCGGTGGGGAAGCGCAGAAAGCAGCGATTGCCCGGGCTTTATATAAGGATGCCCCGATCGTCATTCTGGATGAACCAACGGCGGCCTTGGATCCGATCTCGGAAGCGGAAATTTATGAGAATTTCAGCGAACTGGTCAAAGATAAGACGTCGATCTTTATTTCTCACCGGATGAGCAGCTGCAAGTTCTGTGATGAAATCATTGTGTTTGATCAGGGACAGATTATTCAGCGGGGAACCCATGATCAGCTGGCCGCTCAGCCGGGTTTGTATCAAGAGTTATGGGAAGCTCAGGCACAGTATTACCGCCGTCCTGCGTTCAAGCTGATCTGA
- a CDS encoding VIT1/CCC1 transporter family protein, translating to MNECSGAALKTLIRMQQNEIDEYHIYQKIAETVKSEKDRDILLQIAQEEALHGKLWGKYTGLQPKPNKGKVFWYSLLAKIFGYTFALKLMENGEDKADKAYTRLIQEIPEAEKIAEDEERHEQALLAMLDEERLQFVGSMVLGMNDALVELTGTLAGLTFALQDNRLVALSGLITGVSATLSMTASAYLSAKSDNDPQAVKSCLYTGVMYLITVALMSLPYLLLPAEAYIPALIALLITVTLIILVFNYYISVAKNYNFKQRFLEMFTISGSVAVISFLVGLVIKAWLGIDI from the coding sequence ATGAATGAATGCTCTGGCGCTGCATTGAAAACCCTGATTCGGATGCAGCAGAACGAAATTGACGAATATCATATTTATCAGAAAATCGCGGAAACTGTTAAATCGGAAAAGGACCGTGACATTCTGCTTCAAATTGCACAGGAAGAAGCTTTGCATGGGAAACTGTGGGGCAAATATACCGGTCTGCAGCCAAAACCCAACAAGGGCAAAGTTTTCTGGTACAGTCTGCTTGCCAAAATCTTTGGTTATACCTTTGCCTTAAAGCTGATGGAAAATGGTGAGGATAAAGCCGATAAGGCATACACCCGCTTAATTCAGGAAATTCCTGAGGCTGAAAAAATTGCGGAGGATGAGGAACGTCATGAACAGGCTTTGCTGGCGATGCTCGATGAAGAGCGCCTGCAGTTTGTCGGCTCAATGGTTTTGGGTATGAATGACGCGTTAGTCGAACTGACCGGAACCTTGGCGGGTCTGACCTTCGCTTTGCAGGATAATCGTCTGGTGGCTTTGTCCGGTTTAATCACAGGGGTTTCCGCAACCTTGTCGATGACAGCCTCGGCCTATCTTTCCGCAAAAAGTGATAATGATCCGCAGGCCGTGAAATCGTGTCTGTATACCGGCGTGATGTATCTGATCACGGTGGCTTTGATGAGCCTGCCTTATTTACTGCTTCCGGCGGAAGCTTACATTCCAGCATTGATCGCCTTGCTGATCACCGTGACGTTGATCATTCTCGTGTTCAATTATTATATTTCAGTTGCCAAGAACTACAATTTCAAACAACGTTTCCTGGAGATGTTTACGATCTCCGGATCGGTTGCTGTCATTTCATTCCTGGTCGGACTGGTCATTAAGGCCTGGCTGGGGATCGATATCTAA
- a CDS encoding histidinol-phosphatase — MQKFNLHTHTFRCGHASGTDDQMVLSAIEAGFELLGFSDHMPYPQLHLPTCRMFWDQRQEYTDAMQALKIKYQDLIQLRFGYEAEYLDDQQALLEQLHGEVDYLILGQHFKAIETNPVYELVYDYDAYNNDEDVLFYAAQIEKAAATGWFVMIAHPDYFMLGRRTFTPACAEAAQRICTVSVKRQIPLEINLNGVHYGKHNYLISSVSPSHQISSYAYPFRPFWEIAAQMQCPVCYGWDAHAPLVLQDFSRLEIAKQILEGLPLNFIDQAPIL, encoded by the coding sequence ATGCAGAAATTTAATCTTCACACTCACACCTTCCGCTGCGGTCATGCCAGCGGAACAGATGATCAGATGGTGCTCAGCGCTATAGAAGCAGGCTTTGAGCTGCTTGGTTTCAGTGATCACATGCCCTATCCTCAGCTGCATCTGCCAACCTGCCGAATGTTCTGGGATCAGCGTCAGGAATACACGGACGCCATGCAGGCGCTAAAAATAAAATATCAGGATTTAATCCAACTGCGCTTTGGCTATGAAGCGGAATATCTGGATGATCAGCAGGCCTTGCTCGAACAGCTGCACGGTGAAGTTGACTATTTGATTCTCGGCCAGCATTTCAAAGCCATTGAAACAAATCCCGTTTATGAGCTTGTCTATGATTACGATGCCTACAACAATGATGAAGATGTCTTGTTTTATGCAGCCCAAATTGAAAAAGCGGCGGCAACTGGATGGTTCGTAATGATCGCGCATCCTGACTATTTCATGCTGGGCCGCCGCACCTTCACACCGGCCTGTGCAGAAGCCGCCCAACGGATCTGTACTGTCAGCGTTAAAAGGCAGATTCCTTTGGAAATCAATTTAAACGGTGTCCATTACGGTAAACACAATTATCTAATCAGCTCCGTTTCACCCTCGCATCAGATAAGCAGTTATGCCTATCCGTTCCGTCCGTTCTGGGAAATTGCGGCTCAGATGCAATGCCCGGTATGCTACGGATGGGATGCCCATGCCCCACTGGTGCTGCAGGATTTCAGCCGTCTGGAAATCGCGAAACAGATTCTGGAGGGCTTGCCGCTGAATTTCATCGATCAGGCTCCCATTCTGTAA